The sequence CTGTGGGTTGACAAATGTCTTGCAAAGTTGGGCTTGGACCAGAATTTTTTAAAGACGATGGACAAGTGCAAGGAAGCAAGATTGGTGGGGAGTATTGAAACCACTGTTCTATGTCAAGAGCAGTCAAATAAGACGACAATGGAATAGAAGAATGAGGAAATACATTTTCATCAAAGACAACATGTCTGGAGATATAGAGACGATTGGTTGTAGCATCTAGGCACTTATACCCTCGATGTGTAAGAGAGTAACCAAGAAAAATGCACGGACGAGAACGTGGTTCAAGCTTGTCATAACAATAAGGCCTCAACCAAGGATAAACAATGCATCCAAATGTGCACAAAAACATATAATCTGGAGCAGTTCCAAACAGACGTTGTAAAGGATTGATGTGGTCTATTAAAGATGAAGGAAGACGATTTATGAGAAATGTTGCCATAAAAAAGGCATAAGTGCAGAAGGTAGATGGTAAATTGGCATGAAAGAGGAGAGCAAGCCCAGTTTCAATAATATGCAGGTGCTTGAGCTCGACAGCACCATTCTAGGCTTGAGTATGTGGACAGGAGAGCCTGTGGGAGATGCCATGTTGGCCAAGAAATGGGTCCATCTTCTGAAATTTCCCACCCCCATCAGATTGTAATGATTTGATTTTACATCCAAAATGATTTTCAACTTGAGATTTAAAGAGATGAAAATAGAGAGTGCATATGATTTTAAAGCAATGGGAAAAAGCCAGCAATATTTGCTATAGTCATCGAAAAACAACACATAGTATCTGTATTTATCTAGAGAAGTAAAAGGGACTGCCCCCCATACATCACAATggagaagctccaaaggagcaGAAGTAATGGACAAAGAAATCTAAAAAGGTAGTCTATGACTTTTAGACCGTTGGCAAGCATCACATAGAGTTGTAGACTTACTAGAAACAGGGAGACTAAATTTTTTAACAATGCAACATACAATTTTGTAAGCAGGATGACCAAGGCGACAATGCCAATTGGTGACAGATGCACGAACACTGGTGAAAGCCACCTTCAAGGAAGAGGGAAGGGATGACAACGGCATCAGATACAAACCATTTTTACTTTGGCCATGGTGAAGTATCTTCCCCATCTGTTCATCCTTAACCAAAAAATAGTGAGAATGGAAATCAAAATAGACATCATTTTCTGTAGCAAATCGACTAACCGAGAGTAAATTGCAATGTATAAATGGAACACAAAAAATATTGGAGACATTGAAATTGTTAGAAGAACTAAGGAATGTGGAGGTGCCAATATGAGTAATAGGTAGATCTTGTCCATTGCCCACTATGGTCTACTCAGGACCAGAATAGGGCGAACTAAGAGCCAAATTGCTAACAGCTGCAATCAGATGACTGTTAGAACCAGAGTCAAGAAGccaagatgaagatgatggaaaaGTAGAAGAACTCATACTAACAAATGCATGATTAAAACGTTGTGGACAGTGTAAGGAAAGATGTCCTAGTGTGCTGCAAATTTGATAGGAGGATCTTGGATGATTCAGAAAGGTAGGTGAGGTAGGACACTCATTGGCCGATGAATGTCCCATGGGATTATTGTAACCATAACCTTGTCATGGACCATTGTTGGAGGCATTTCCATGACTATTCGGATTCTAAAAACAAAGCTCTGGGTCTGGTTTGGAGAACCGGAGTAGTGATTCTGATTTGGAGACTGGTTTTGATTCTGATAGTAACCACGATTTTGATTCTGATATCCTCTATGATTTTGATATCCATTACGATTTTGATAACCCCTGTGATTCTAAGAGCCACGGTTGTTCGGAGAACCACATGTTCTGTTGGAGGATCCAACCGATGCAACATTTGCCATAGTAACCAAGCTAGATCCATCGAGAGAAATTGAATGCAAAAAGCTTTCATGACTAATGAGTAGACCAGATAACTCTATAAAGAAAACAGAGGCAGCATAAATTCAGATTGATGTGGCAAAATCATGGTAGTCAGCTCCCAATCCATGAAGTATAGCAAGAACAAGATCCTCATCCGACACAAGGTGATCAATTGCCGCAAGTGTGTCAACAATGGAGCGAACTGAAAGAAAGTAATTTGTTATAGAATCAGAGTTCTTTTGTGGGCGTGAGAGCTGATCTTTGAGATCTAAGACTCTGGTGCACGATGAAGGGGAAAAAACTTTAGCCAAGACTTTCCAAGCTTTGTGAGAAGTGGAAGCGCTGACAATGTGAGGAACAACAGCTTCAGAAAGGAAGGAGATGATCCAACTTAAGATCAACTGATCTTGACGCTCCCAAAGCTCAGAGGTCAGAGTTGCAGCGCCATCTTCAGAAGGTCATGGAAACGAGGCAGTAACATAGCCAAGCAAATTATATCCTCGAAGCATAGGAACAAATTGAGTTCTCCATAGAATATAATTGTTGGTATTGAGCTTGAGCGACAGTTGAGACGTGACATTCAGAGCAACAAATGAGGAAAGTGAGTCATCAGATATCGAAGTTGCAGGAGATGCCATAGTTGTTCCGAGATTCAAGATGATCATAACCTTGAAGCTAAGAAACAAGAAACCAGATCTGAAGACCAAGAAACCAGATCTGAAAGTCAAGAAATGAAGATCTGAAACCACAAACAAATGTCTGAGACGAAGATCagaaaaaccaaatctgaaataaaGGTCCAAGCAAAAAAATGCAGACTTGAATCAAGAAACCAGATCAAGATCTGAAATAAAGAGGAGAAGAGCTCGCTAGAGCAAAAAGGCTTCCTGATACCATGAAAGAATaccttttctcatatttttaaTCAAGGTCAAGAGTTTCATATTTATACATAATAAGGATCTTGACACAAGTGGACAAGTACACAGTACACATGTTCTGTTACAACTTGCATTACAACTTCAAGGTCGTTTAGTTCTATTAATCATCACCTAATTGATGCTTCAAATCTATCATCTTGGAATGGTTGAACTTTTTTTTGTAGGTTCAGTGTAACAACTGTCCTCATTGCAAAACAACACTACTATATAAAAGCCTTGAAGTTCATCttggtttaatttttttgtggAAACTTTTGTAACCACTACCTCATGTTAATCAAGGTTCCATCTTAGTTTTGATTTAATcaattcctttcctttttatttcccctacaACCAGACGGAGCCTTTAGGAAGAGACattttggggaattaatggtaGTATTAATTGATAGGGGACTTGCACTTTCCAGCAACACAAAAGATAGGTAATTCTAAACCATACCTCCCGTTGCTGTAGATTTTGGCTCAGTTTAGACCGGCACACAACAGACAGGAGAGTGTCCACTGGAGGGAGCTCCGGTGGATgcggctccgatgcctaagttagtctcggttcattattaaaagaatagaaggagagagggagaaaaagtgATCTGCTTTGCTTAcccttccttttcccttttatgtAATAGCTGTCATGAAACCCTATTCCCCATAAGGGTTGGAATACCATATTTGCCCAATAAGGGACGAAATGCCTTCTTTGCCCTGGTGGGTAGGTCCTTCTGAACCTTCAGTTTGTAGTTGCTCATCACGTGTCTCCAGCCTATTGGTGGGGTTATTTTATGGCATATCACCTCCTTCCCTAAAGAGGTACAAGGCTAGATGCCATATCGTTCTCCAAGGTTTGGATTCATTTTGGTTTATCATAGTAACTTTATTATGAACCTTGTCCCAAGCTATAAAATAACTAATGAAAATGCTATTTCTAAGGAAAGAATCCTACTGTGCAAGGGCACCATACCAATAGGTAACAGTTTAGTAACCCCTGCATGAAATAGTTAATAAAATGGAATAAGATGGCTGAGATCCCACACCACAGTGAGATCTTTTTCTGTGTATGGACCAGATAATGGGACCTTGTAGGATTTCTGAAGCTTTTAGTGTATGAAGAATCTCTCATATGGCATACCACACAAATGGCAATGCAGGAAGTTATTCCCAGTAGAGGGTTCAACAAAAGTTAGGGTTGAGaaattaaatgaataaaaagcCCACATATCAATTTATTGACATTTTTTcaattgcaacatgttggtcataggtaCAAAACTTGGAATCAGCCTCTCTTGCGAAGTAGGGGGTAAGGCtatgcgtacatttgccccctcccagaccctgcaatagCGGGAGCCTAGTGCATTggggtacttttttttttttaatgtccaattaatgattcattaaTCAAATGTAGAATTAAGAGCTTATCTTGATTGCAGAAACAAAAATTATAGCCATAAGTTAAAACATTGTCACTTGGCAAAGGACCTAATATTGTTGCGAAAGGTGTAGAAAACAAGCGCTTAAATTCTTAACTATTCATAACTTTTCAATTGAAaggtaaaattttataatttcttataaaaataaaatttggaaatttaGGGCACACTGTTTTGCCAACTCTCTCCTCTTTTAACCATTTTCATCAATGCATAGGCCCTATTTGACAGTAGTACTTGTACATTTGAGCAAGGTTTGAAAACAGAAATCTCATCGAAATGTCGGATATTTTATGAAATGGCATAAGAAATATAAAAGTACATAATTTTGGCCACATTTCGGTCATCTTTTCGAAATTTCACTCATTTTGGCTCCAAAAATGCACTATTTCGTCGAAATTTCGACCATCTCGATCATATCATTTCGCTCATGTCACTAATTCAGCCACTTTAGTCGTTAGCCTCCCAAAATGGCCAGCAAAACACATGGGAAAAAGCACATCATTTCAACGAAATTTCGATATTTTGGTGGTTTCAAAGCCACCAAAACACCGAAACAAAATGAGTCCTTGAACCTTGCAATGCAGAGACTTTCAAAAAAGCATCTAAAACCAAGATGAGTAAGTGGATTAAGACACTATTTTTTTACATATACATTAGAACAATTAAGCATCTAAAAATAAGATAAGAAAGTGGATTAAGACTGTTTATGCCTACaccttttctcttttccatttATCTATACATTGAGAGGATCAAAGAAGCATCCAAAGCCAAAATGAGAagtggatttttatttatatatatgaatgAGTGAAGCAAGACAGCTTTAGATGATTCTTCGGACGATGTGAGAATTGAGAGCTTTCTTATCTGGTCAGAAAGTTCAAAAGCTTAGGGTTGTCTGACTCCTTTATTTGTTTTGGAGACACCGAAAGACTCTTCCCCCACCTGAGCAAAAAGAAATAATCTCTCACCCTCCATTAGACCCCCATTCCCTATTATAGAATATATagcatctcttcttttctccacTAATGAAACAAAACCCAGATAGGGAACACAGCGAAACCCATCAATGCTAGTACCAGCGACACCAAGAGTGACGGTCTGCCCAAATCCCTTTCCAAGAAGATGATAAGgaatttttcatcttttcaGGTAGGAAGGAGAAGTAGATTTTAGCCAGGAGGCTCGAACTCGAGACCacctggtgagcatgggttttttgcacaccacaaatAATATTGTTCATAGCAGTCGATGTTCTTGAGGAGGAAGCATTCATAGTGAAAACTCTGTCATTGTCACTCACCAAGATTGTTCCAATTCTTCATGTTGAGCTGTTGACAATGAAATATTTGAGCCTGAGAACCCTAGGGTTGCTTACCTCTGTAAGTTCCTCTTTCTTGtttaatttgcttttgttgtaaTTTTTTGGTCTTATAATTATATGTTTGATACTATGCTATAACTAAGCCAGAGAACCCTAGGAGTTCACTTGGTCTAACGGAAATATTTGAATGTTGCGACCTAGTGATCAAGCGGTCGTAACAGCCATTAGACATTCTCAGGGTGAGGCTGCATAGTTCTCACCCCTGACCTCACACatgcaggagccttgtgcaccaaGTACGCCTCGCACATGCAGGAGCCTTATGCACCAAGTATGCCCTTTTTATATTGTgctatttataatttttatttatttatttataaaatgcGTTGTTTATAATTTTGCCTTATAAAATGGAATCAGCTTTCATATTCTGAGAACATCCATTGCATCTAATAAATACTAATCTTATCATGAAATGGTATGTGCAAGGTTCAAAATCTAGTGTTTCAActaggttttgattttggtcgAAATCGTAATTTAGGTCGAAATTTCCAAAACCAAGTATTTTTTGTGTGCTATTGTTagaaatttggattgaaatttccTTAACTTTGTCCTCTcgagagtggatcaggttcttgaACGAGAATACGATATCCTGATTCACTCATATGGAATCCACTTGCAAGTTTTCGAGATTTAGAACTATGAGTATGTGTCATGGGAATGACTGCTAAAGAAATCGTCAAGTACTCAAATacattaaatttaaatattaatttggTATAATTGGGTTAGAAGCAAAGAAATGCCAACATGTactttataattattaatttagtATAATTGGGCTATAATTACTCAAATCTTGTGGCTTTATAAGTTCTAGATAGGGGTGTAAGAAGTTGCAGATGTTTCAGACTCATCTTCGATttctttaggctatgtttgtttgcaaggggaattaaagggaaggaaatgaaatttttatactaaaaaaagaaatatatgtaatccttacccatgtgattttaacattaacttcaaatcatccCATATTTGGtcataaaatttcactttactttgcatccaaaatcctttgctataatatgtaagataaaaattacatgtaaaatatattattactaaatatggttaaaaaattaagtagtttatacaattatatgggataatgattataaatatttctttttaaagtatgaaaatttcacttcccttccctttaaattcccattgcaaccaaacggagccttagtgcCAGGGAGCTAGTGGAAAGAGTGTAGCTGCGTGCTTAATTAGTAAACCAACCTCAGTACTGGATAAAAGGGAGTCCCATCCCACCCACATCGACCTCAACCTTGTCTTCTTCATTGGGTGGAAGCAACTGCTCAGCCAACATTGCTGGCATGGCGGCAGTTTCGAAGGACTTTCATCAATCAATTGCCTGATTGGATTGTGTTCCTTGCTGCCATGATTGCAATCTTCTTGGCAGCTGCGGTGGGTGTTTTTATAGACACGCAACTCTAATACGATGCagaaaaggaatgaaaaataagaacaagaaaTAACACAATACATACAtatttacgaggttcagcaagattgATTACGTccttacaaagaaagaaaacattactacaaatatatagtgaaacccTATATGGAAAATTTATAGAAATACCTATAAGGTTTTggaaattttccaaaatttgaccCACTTTTGTCATAGATGGAATTAAAAACATCGTATCCCTGACAGCTTCTTGATTAGTAGCCCAGGCAGCTAGGCATGCATGTTGACCCTTTTGGTTTCGGGGGATCATGCACATCTGTGTCCTAAGACTGAAACTCATGCCCCATTATACAATCGGCCTAAAAGCTTGTTGACCCTTTTGGTCTTTGGAGAGTTGCCGCAAATCACCATGCCAGCCATTGTATTAGAGATGACGTGGTGACACCGAGCCGATAGCCCGATAGGCTTGGGTTGGAAGCAAAGGAGAgttgagggagggagggagggagggaaggagggagggaggatgAGCCGGACTGCCAAgggagggaagagggagagaagtggtcggtggagagagaaggaaggggatGTTATACTATATTGCAAAATTAGATCAGTAGACACTAATGATACGCAAAGAAATTCGATTACAAATTCTGTTTGTAATCTGCTTGGTTTCGAACTTGCCCTTTTATCTTTATTACTTGTTAGGAATATATTCCATTACCGACCAAAAGAAAAACTTCTATTGATCACATAAGTCTATAACTAATAAAGAAGAGCAAAAGACACAAACCAATTAAAATCCCCATTAAGACTAAAAGCCAAACCTTCCAAATTGTGATTAATTCTCACACGTTGACTATCACACCATAAAATAAAGATGGACTCAAATCATTCAACAGAAACTGAGAAACTGAGAAGTACAAAAAATCTAAGCCAACACTCCTAAACTCTCACTCCACATAATAAGAACATTTaatttacaagaaaaaagggGCCACACAACTCCTTCAGCATCCAAATGTAGAATAAACCTTTAAGTGCTTAACTCACTAGCATCATTTTCCTCTCACCTACACAAAGAATGAAACTTATTAGGATAAAAactgaaaccctaaaatctctccCATTGTTATTTGTTAAAACTAACACATACATTTACCTGTCGTGTTCGCAAAGATCATCACCAAAACTATTATCAAATCCCATTTCAAAAGCTGGATCTGTAGAGCTCGTCGATGGTCCACCTAGAGAAAAATCAGTCTCCTCCTGAATATGTTGTGATAATTGTTGCTCACACATCATTTTCAAAGAATCAAGATCCTTTGCAACTTCCTTCATTGCAGGCCTAtcttcccttctttcctctaGGCAGCATCTTGCAATCTCAGCAACTATCAATAACTGTTGTTTGTTCCCATCATCTACTAATCTGTCATCAAGAATATGAAAAAGATTCTCATCTTTCATTGTAGATACAAAGTACATTGCAAGGGCTATCCATTCCCCAGATTCATCCATAAAAATCGGCTTTTTTCTAGTCAAAAGCTCTACAAGAACTACTCCAAAACTATAAACATCGCTTTTATCAGTTATATGGCCTGTAGGAAGACATTCTGGGTCTAAGTACCCATGAGTCCCTTGAAGCATTGTTGTCTTTTGAGTTTGATCCTGAGGAACCAATCTTGAAGCTCCGAAATCGGATACTCTAGCACTGTATCTATCATCCAATAGTATATTAGAAGACTTGACATCTCTGTGTAAGATGGGAACTGAATGAGAAGAGTGCAAATAGGCCAATGCATCGGCTGTTTCTGCAGCAATTCTTAAACGATTTTTCCATGAAAGAAAAGTTGTTTTATTCTCACTATGCATATGTTGGTAAAGGGTTCCATTGGAGACGAATTCATAAACTAACAAAGGAACCTCTGTCTCTAGGCAACAACCCAAGAGCTTCACCACATGCCTGTGATTGATTTGAGAGAGGATATCAACCTCATTTATAAACTGTATAATCTGGCCTTTGTCAATAGTTTTGGATCTCTTAATGGCAACAACTTTGCCACCGGGTAAAGTTCCCTTATAAACTGTACCAAACCCTCCTTGGCCGATTATTTGACTCTCATGGAAGTTATTGGTTGCCATCTTTAGCCCTTCTATAGTGAAAATCTTGGCAATATCTTGGACCCCTTTATATGAAGCTATTTGTTGCTGCAATAACATACCTCCATTTAGTTGGAAGAATTTTTCTCTGAGTTTGATGAGCCGTCTtttcttaattgcccaataCAAAAGCCAAATGAAGATGGGTAGAGCTATGATGCATACAATGATACCTGCAcaaattaaaaacaaatattAGATGTATAATTAAACTGTTATAATCTATAActtgtctttgattttatttgggTAGGGCTGTGCAAGCCAACTAGTGATGGGTTGTATTGTCTGGCCAACCTTGGGCAAGTCTTCAGGCATAGTTCGAATTCAATTTTGACACCTCTTTGTATATTATGTTTGTATGTAtacaagtggaaaaaaaaaaaccatttacacacacataataataataataataataataataataatatttgtttattattattattattattattattattattattattattattattattattattattattattattattattaatgtttGTATACAAGTAAAAACCATGTAAGcggagaaaaagataaaaatttgAAGTGAAAGAAGTGAGttaaaatatgggaaaattaTTGCAAACGACACCCACTCACGTATGGGCATCCCCcctctttctatctctctccttcccatctAAACCCCTCCTTATTAATGTCTCATCACCACTTCCCATTGGTCCCTGATGCACGCATCgtgggaaccctctcccttaagCCCTTATTGattgatggagaaaatggaaaaggtaaaaaagggtggaaaacttatatatatatatatatatatatatgttttattattattattattattattattattattattattattattattattattattattattattattattttaccaaaacaaccaagcaagaaagaaaatagcACCTAAATTTATTgttctttaaaataaataaataaataaaaattcttaTAGGACAAaggtttaaaaagaaaaagaaaaagaaaaaattacctgCAATAATTTGTCACTGGAATAGAGACCTTTTCTACACAGCGAGTCCCATTTTGAAAACCATCGCCGTAGAAGCCTTTTGGACAATAGCAGTTATAGCTCCCATGAGTGTTTTTGCATTTAGCATTCTTGGAGCAATTATTATCAGTGAGTTTGCACTCATCCACGTCTTCATCAAATCCAACACCCAACACACGTACACAATCAAGAACAATAAACAATAGTAATAAAAGTTTGGAGAAGAAGGAACATGAACCCAAAGGGGGTTGATCCTCGATTCTCTACCCACATGGGATGTTACCATTGAAATAgaatctcctttatttataactgTGTCAGTTAGGATGGAGATTCTGCTTTATTGGTGAGGAGCCCATGTGGGTAGAGATATAGGATTCAATTCGTTGTGGGTAAAATGTGTCAAGAAGCATCTTACCTGGATTTGAATCACTTTGATATTACCTTGTTTCTTCCTTGAGGCTTCCACCTTTTTcggagtgaaaaaaaaagagatgagatAGGGTTAGGGTTGGTGGTTCAGGGTTACCTTGGCATCCGTCTTGAAGGTAAGGGTTTCCTTCATAACCTTCGGGACAAGAGCAGCTATAGCCAATACCGTTCTTGGAGGTCACACATTCACTATTTTTGCATGCGTAAGTAGTCTGATTTTTCACAGCTTCTTCACAAGACTTTAAATCTACCGCCCAGTCGTACACGACAGGGACACATTCCTCAATACTTTTGAAATTGAAGAGATCCGAGACTGAGAAGTTGAACCAGCTACTTTGAACAATGAAAGCGTAGCTGCAGGGATTGAAATCAAAGACATGGGTGTGATTTTCATAGCTATCAACAGTAACATTGAAGCTTCCGAAGCCCTTTGGAATTGAGGTCTGGCAACAGCCTATGCCCGTGCAGGAACCATTGGTCACATCAGATATGTTGCTGCAAATCATGCTACACCCACTCTGGAAGTTCCGGCCATTGAAACCCTTGACGTAAGAATTGGTGTCACAACCCAGAGCTGTGAATTTGTTCTCTGTATCAGACACGGTGTAGATGGTGTCCTTCTCCGTTTTCGTAAAACTTGGCTTCCGATGAGTATGTTGACCCGACTTGTTGTAGCAATCGTAACTTATACGAGAAAGTATACTTATTTGTCCTTGAGATGAAATCTGTAGAACTTCAATGTTTGTCCCTATGATCAGTTTTGGAGTGTTGTTGCTGTAGTCGCAGATTAGCTTAAAATCAGTATTTCTGTAACACTCTTCGGATCCGAAGCCAAAAGGGTAGGGCACATGGATATCACCACATTTATCAGAGCAATTGCGCTTTGCCAGTGCCAATGTTGATGTTGCCACCGCTGGCCATAACAGGATGATGAAGAGGAGCCGAAGCAACACGAGAGGAAAATTCATGGCTTAATTCTTTGGTTGTTGCTTTAATTCATTATGTGCTCGTTTGCTTCCCATGCTATTTATTTAGTTCAATGAGGGAGTGAAGAAAGTAGCAtacatcctctctctctctctctctctctctcgtgtgaAAGTAGCATCTTTATCATCAAACCAGTTCTTTTCATGTGCGTCGCCAATAATTTAATTGGGACGGCTTGACTTGAactccctcccccctttctctctccctccggTGAAAGTAGCATATTTATTATCAAACCAGCTCATTATTTGTGGGCATAATTGAATTGGGAGTGCTCGACTTTAAGGATGTCAATTCTTGGCCTGAATCGATGGTCCAATTGAGCCTGACATGTTTGTGGTTCAGTTTGGATtggcctgattaataaatgtgcTGAGCTTGAGTCtaacacatttataaatagaCAATACACGGTACAAAATGCACACTTGATCGACCCTACGCATTTATAAATagacaatacattatatacaaTGCACGCCCGACTGGCctgacacatttacaagcccgaccATTTatatagtaattttttttttaaagaataaggtatataatgattttttaattatcacatattgaatgtaattaatttaaagtattttctaaattgtttatgatttaataaatatattaaattttctaaaatttaagACAATTTATTTGTGCATTAGCCCATTTAAGGCCCAATTAAGACCTGATTAGTCCAGTTAATAGAAGATTAAAGTCTACAACCCAACCTAGTCCGACTAATTCTTAAATAGGCAATTCATGGTGCAAGCCAAGAGGCCCACCAGGCTCAGCTAAGCTTGATCGAGCCCAATCGATACCCCTACTTGTCTTTCCAAGTCATTTGATCTCTCTTTCCTGTGAAAGTAGCATCTTTATTATCCAAGCAGCTCTTTACTTGTGGGCCGCCCATAATTGGATTGGAAATGCTTGACTTGACCTATGTCTTTCTAAGTCATTTGGTTggagttaaaaagaaaagaaaaacatacaaAGTAAACCCAGAGTAAAGATGTAAACGGATTGGATGTGAATCGAATATAGATCGAAATATTCCCTGATCAAATATGGATATCTCTAAATAGATGCATATGcgaattgaatttggatttttttactaTTCGTTTATATCTTTGACTTGTAATCAAGACCTTCCACCTTCCTCCTTCCGGGTGGGGGGATACGTTTAGGCATTAATCCATGTCTCACAATTGTCTTAGTCCCAAGATTTTCTTGTCTCAGTCTTTAGAACCTATCAAATCTTCAAAACCCCTTAAGATCATTAGttactttttattattattaatattagttggatatttatttttattggatagatttttttctttccttagaATTCTCTAAATCTAAATACTCTTAAAACCAATACATATGTGAATCggattaaaaattttgaatattcATTTGCATCCTTATCCTAGAAGGAGGAGAGTAccatcctctctctctatccACGATGAAAGTAACATCTTTATCATTAAAGAAGttaattatttaattgtggGCCGCCCATTATAGGATTGGTAGTG is a genomic window of Macadamia integrifolia cultivar HAES 741 chromosome 13, SCU_Mint_v3, whole genome shotgun sequence containing:
- the LOC122058948 gene encoding wall-associated receptor kinase 2-like isoform X1, whose product is MNFPLVLLRLLFIILLWPAVATSTLALAKRNCSDKCGDIHVPYPFGFGSEECYRNTDFKLICDYSNNTPKLIIGTNIEVLQISSQGQISILSRISYDCYNKSGQHTHRKPSFTKTEKDTIYTVSDTENKFTALGCDTNSYVKGFNGRNFQSGCSMICSNISDVTNGSCTGIGCCQTSIPKGFGSFNVTVDSYENHTHVFDFNPCSYAFIVQSSWFNFSVSDLFNFKSIEECVPVVYDWAVDLKSCEEAVKNQTTYACKNSECVTSKNGIGYSCSCPEGYEGNPYLQDGCQDVDECKLTDNNCSKNAKCKNTHGSYNCYCPKGFYGDGFQNGTRCVEKVSIPVTNYCRYHCMHHSSTHLHLAFVLGN
- the LOC122058948 gene encoding wall-associated receptor kinase 5-like isoform X2, producing the protein MLLQQQIASYKGVQDIAKIFTIEGLKMATNNFHESQIIGQGGFGTVYKGTLPGGKVVAIKRSKTIDKGQIIQFINEVDILSQINHRHVVKLLGCCLETEVPLLVYEFVSNGTLYQHMHSENKTTFLSWKNRLRIAAETADALAYLHSSHSVPILHRDVKSSNILLDDRYSARVSDFGASRLVPQDQTQKTTMLQGTHGYLDPECLPTGHITDKSDVYSFGVVLVELLTRKKPIFMDESGEWIALAMYFVSTMKDENLFHILDDRLVDDGNKQQLLIVAEIARCCLEERREDRPAMKEVAKDLDSLKMMCEQQLSQHIQEETDFSLGGPSTSSTDPAFEMGFDNSFGDDLCEHDR